From one Basilea psittacipulmonis DSM 24701 genomic stretch:
- a CDS encoding phosphoribosylaminoimidazolesuccinocarboxamide synthase, whose translation MALLKTSITSLPLVARGKVRDMYAVGDDKLLIVATDRISAFDVILDDPIPGKGQVLTELTEFWLKKLAHIIPNHSTGIKPEDVVAPDEVEQVKGRAMVVKRLKPVLVEAVARGYIIGSGWKDYQSTGQVCGIDLPAGLKQASRLPSPIFTPAAKAEVGMHDENVSFDHVIKEVGLEMANRIRETTLRLYQEAADYAASKGIIIADTKFEFGLCEEGHLHLMDEVLTPDSSRFWPASDYREGISPPSFDKQFVRDWLETQVWDKTPPAPHLPADVIEKTAAKYREAADKLIKG comes from the coding sequence ATGGCACTGTTAAAAACATCGATTACTTCTTTACCTTTAGTGGCACGTGGCAAAGTGCGTGATATGTATGCAGTTGGTGATGATAAGTTACTGATTGTTGCTACGGATCGTATTTCAGCGTTTGATGTTATTTTGGACGATCCTATCCCTGGTAAGGGTCAAGTGCTGACTGAATTGACAGAGTTTTGGCTAAAAAAACTTGCTCATATTATTCCGAATCACAGCACGGGCATTAAGCCTGAAGACGTGGTCGCACCTGACGAAGTAGAACAAGTTAAAGGTCGTGCCATGGTGGTTAAACGTCTTAAACCCGTTTTGGTTGAAGCGGTTGCACGAGGTTATATCATCGGTTCAGGTTGGAAAGATTATCAATCAACAGGTCAGGTATGCGGTATTGATTTACCTGCTGGTTTGAAACAAGCTAGTCGTTTGCCTTCGCCTATTTTTACGCCTGCTGCCAAAGCAGAAGTCGGTATGCACGATGAGAATGTTAGCTTTGATCATGTGATTAAAGAAGTCGGCTTAGAGATGGCAAACCGTATTCGAGAAACGACATTAAGACTGTATCAAGAAGCAGCTGATTATGCGGCTTCTAAGGGCATTATTATTGCAGATACGAAGTTTGAATTTGGTTTATGTGAAGAAGGACATCTTCATTTGATGGACGAGGTGTTGACACCCGATTCATCGCGTTTTTGGCCTGCTTCAGATTATCGTGAAGGCATCAGTCCTCCGTCTTTTGATAAACAGTTTGTGAGAGATTGGTTGGAGACTCAGGTTTGGGACAAAACACCACCAGCCCCTCATTTGCCAGCTGATGTGATCGAAAAAACAGCCGCTAAATACCGTGAAGCAGCGGATAAGTTGATAAAGGGTTAA
- the purE gene encoding 5-(carboxyamino)imidazole ribonucleotide mutase, whose amino-acid sequence MSKPVIGVIMGSSSDWEVMKNATAILDEFGVAYEKQVISAHRMPHDMAEYGRTAYARGIRAIIAGAGGAAHLPGMMAALTEVPVFGVPVPSRYLRGEDSLLSIVQMPKGVPVATFAIGEAGAANAALHAIANLATTDTVLHEKLLQFRATQTEKARQMTLD is encoded by the coding sequence ATGTCAAAACCAGTTATTGGTGTGATCATGGGATCTTCCAGCGATTGGGAAGTGATGAAAAATGCCACAGCGATTCTTGATGAATTTGGTGTGGCTTATGAAAAACAGGTAATTTCAGCACATCGTATGCCTCATGATATGGCTGAATACGGTAGAACAGCTTATGCACGTGGCATTCGTGCCATTATTGCTGGTGCAGGGGGTGCGGCACATTTACCGGGTATGATGGCTGCTTTGACAGAAGTTCCTGTATTTGGTGTACCAGTACCTTCTCGTTATTTGCGTGGTGAAGATTCATTATTATCGATCGTACAGATGCCTAAAGGCGTTCCTGTCGCGACGTTTGCAATTGGTGAGGCAGGAGCGGCGAATGCTGCTTTACACGCCATCGCTAACTTAGCCACGACGGACACGGTATTACACGAAAAGCTGTTGCAATTCAGAGCAACTCAGACTGAAAAAGCACGTCAAATGACTTTGGATTAA
- a CDS encoding 5-(carboxyamino)imidazole ribonucleotide synthase: MSKTIYETIFPGETLAVLGGGQLGRMFTQSAQAMGYRVLVLDPEKNCPTAQITPLVTTADYDDPLALATIGSKAKAVTTEFENVPATSLQILSKTCQVSPMASAVAVSQDRIAEKAFIEAMGVPVAPYAAIHDEGELKEAIKTNPQLLPGILKLARNGYDGKGQARVKTLEEALEAFKNFDLEPCVLEAMLPLAKEISMLVVRGFDGQTVTYPIAENVHVNGILATTYVNPQDNQELLEPAQKAVLSIAEGLNYVGVLCVEFFVLEDGRLIANEMAPRPHNSGHYTQNACVTSQFEQQVRAMTYMPLGSAELLAPAVMLNILGDTWLASDHHPKWQEILALPGVSLHLYGKEEARKGRKMGHVNIVGQDFSQVRLIAQKVAKILHLSHIP; this comes from the coding sequence ATGTCAAAAACGATTTATGAAACCATATTCCCTGGTGAAACGCTTGCGGTTCTGGGAGGCGGTCAGTTAGGGCGTATGTTTACTCAAAGTGCACAAGCGATGGGTTATCGCGTGTTGGTGCTAGATCCTGAAAAAAACTGTCCAACTGCACAGATTACGCCTTTGGTAACCACTGCAGATTATGATGATCCGCTAGCACTTGCTACGATTGGATCTAAGGCAAAAGCGGTAACCACAGAGTTTGAAAATGTGCCTGCCACTAGTTTACAGATATTAAGTAAAACCTGTCAGGTCAGTCCGATGGCAAGTGCTGTTGCTGTTTCTCAAGATCGTATTGCAGAGAAAGCTTTTATTGAAGCGATGGGGGTGCCTGTTGCTCCTTATGCAGCGATTCATGATGAGGGCGAGTTAAAAGAAGCGATTAAAACGAATCCGCAGCTATTACCAGGTATTTTGAAATTGGCTCGAAATGGTTATGATGGCAAAGGTCAAGCTCGTGTTAAAACACTAGAAGAAGCGTTAGAAGCCTTTAAAAACTTCGATTTAGAACCCTGTGTGTTAGAGGCTATGTTGCCACTGGCAAAAGAAATTTCGATGTTGGTGGTACGCGGTTTTGATGGTCAAACGGTCACTTATCCTATTGCAGAAAATGTACATGTTAATGGTATTTTAGCCACCACCTATGTGAATCCCCAAGACAATCAAGAACTATTGGAACCTGCACAAAAAGCCGTTCTTAGTATTGCAGAAGGCTTGAATTATGTCGGTGTATTGTGTGTGGAATTTTTTGTATTAGAAGATGGTCGCCTGATTGCCAATGAAATGGCCCCCAGACCTCACAATAGTGGTCATTATACGCAAAATGCTTGTGTGACTAGTCAATTTGAACAACAGGTTCGTGCGATGACATATATGCCTTTGGGATCGGCAGAATTATTAGCTCCTGCTGTGATGTTGAATATTTTAGGTGATACTTGGTTAGCTTCTGATCATCACCCTAAATGGCAGGAAATTCTAGCGTTACCAGGTGTTAGCCTACATCTTTATGGCAAAGAAGAAGCACGAAAAGGTCGTAAGATGGGACATGTAAATATTGTTGGACAGGATTTTTCACAGGTCAGATTAATTGCCCAGAAAGTGGCTAAAATACTTCATTTGAGTCATATACCTTGA
- a CDS encoding L-threonylcarbamoyladenylate synthase, with product MIIHDIDTAAQLLNQGQLLAFPTETVYGLGADAENVEAVSQIYRAKNRPVNHPLIVHLASDTDVAYWAATIPYEARCLIDAFWPGPLTLILPRAAHIPSAVAGGQDSIGLRCPSHPTAQKLLKAFSDLRMNAGVAAPSANKFGKLSPTAARHVIEEFTDDPSVNILVGEESEIGIESTILDVSRITQGIGATLLRPGHISREDIAQVLGYLPLSPDQQAPRASGTLKAHYAPRTPLRLYQAGKSDLTQAIVLTHVPLDGVNCSLMPNNAKDYAHELYARLHQLDKEGYHCIYVNPLPQDMAWEGVRDRVNRALAAF from the coding sequence ATGATTATTCACGATATTGATACCGCTGCACAGTTATTAAATCAGGGTCAATTACTGGCATTCCCGACCGAGACGGTATATGGGCTAGGGGCCGATGCTGAAAATGTTGAAGCGGTATCCCAGATATATCGTGCAAAAAATCGTCCAGTGAATCATCCTTTGATTGTACATTTGGCATCAGATACCGATGTGGCTTATTGGGCGGCTACCATACCCTATGAAGCAAGGTGTTTAATCGATGCTTTTTGGCCAGGTCCTTTAACCTTGATTTTGCCTCGTGCTGCTCACATTCCCTCGGCTGTTGCGGGTGGTCAAGATTCAATAGGGTTGCGTTGCCCATCGCACCCCACTGCTCAAAAATTACTAAAAGCTTTTTCTGATTTGCGAATGAATGCAGGTGTGGCCGCTCCTTCTGCTAATAAATTTGGTAAGCTTTCTCCGACAGCTGCTCGTCATGTTATTGAAGAATTTACAGATGATCCTTCTGTCAATATTTTAGTCGGTGAAGAAAGTGAGATTGGTATTGAATCTACGATTCTTGATGTATCTCGTATTACACAAGGTATTGGTGCAACGTTATTACGCCCAGGTCATATTAGTCGTGAGGATATTGCTCAAGTATTAGGTTATTTACCTTTGAGTCCCGATCAGCAAGCACCTCGAGCATCAGGCACCTTAAAAGCACATTATGCACCACGTACACCATTACGTTTATATCAAGCGGGTAAAAGCGATTTAACACAAGCGATTGTTTTAACCCATGTACCACTTGATGGTGTCAATTGTAGTTTGATGCCTAATAATGCGAAAGATTATGCCCATGAGCTGTACGCTCGTTTACACCAGTTAGATAAAGAAGGTTACCATTGTATTTATGTGAATCCTTTGCCACAAGATATGGCATGGGAAGGTGTCAGAGATCGCGTCAATCGTGCATTGGCAGCATTTTAA
- a CDS encoding MFS transporter, protein MRRPDSSLNFLSLFVSTFFLFAGYGLFLNSAGIHLSEIGASSVVIGALNASFFVGATLSSIAAHRIISRVGHIRSFTVFGAVFAVAALGHTMDDNLWVWFVLRIILGFCYFSLLMVVESWFTERSSAKKRAKVLGIYNFVYYMSVTFGVLLLSLNMSSDNVLSLSSILVIMAMVPVALTRTPSPEIPAPQRISIPKVFAITPLAILGSFIAGFLVNGFFTMASVFYLIQKMDIAQVSMGLSLAMIGGSLAQAPVAYYSNVVGRRYAILTCSAVAFVVILVALLWMLSGHAAVWLHYIVAFVIGFSLFTLYALSLARANDVLPNNMSTVEVSRSILFAYGIGSLVAPLVMGALIDTLPTYGFYITYVVLTAILASVAVVQRHVPQELRSVYVNVVGNTSPVMADLDPRNEDEENIVPFNDQVAQEYVQILDKDPQKIVDTTQEQVVVEIMDAQSSDAVDARKEATPEQTPSENGTNEQGEVNVSDVPKKANEPQKMAQEAVTETLSKK, encoded by the coding sequence ATGAGACGTCCTGATTCATCATTGAATTTCTTATCACTATTTGTGAGTACTTTTTTTCTATTTGCTGGCTATGGTTTGTTCCTGAACTCAGCTGGTATTCATTTAAGTGAAATAGGAGCCAGTAGTGTTGTTATTGGTGCTTTAAACGCAAGTTTCTTTGTGGGAGCAACTTTAAGCTCCATTGCGGCTCATCGCATTATCTCCCGTGTTGGACATATTCGCAGCTTCACTGTTTTTGGTGCGGTTTTTGCGGTGGCTGCCTTGGGCCATACCATGGATGACAACTTATGGGTATGGTTTGTATTACGTATTATTTTAGGCTTTTGTTACTTTAGCTTGTTAATGGTGGTGGAAAGCTGGTTTACCGAACGTAGCAGTGCTAAGAAACGTGCCAAAGTATTAGGTATTTATAACTTTGTTTACTATATGTCGGTGACGTTTGGGGTCTTGTTGTTAAGTTTGAATATGTCGAGTGATAATGTCTTGAGTTTATCATCGATATTAGTCATTATGGCCATGGTACCCGTTGCTTTGACACGTACGCCTAGTCCTGAAATTCCCGCTCCTCAAAGAATTAGCATTCCGAAAGTATTTGCGATTACCCCTTTGGCAATATTAGGAAGTTTTATTGCAGGATTCCTTGTCAATGGCTTTTTTACGATGGCTTCTGTTTTCTATCTTATCCAAAAGATGGATATTGCTCAGGTATCAATGGGGCTTAGTTTGGCGATGATTGGCGGATCTTTGGCTCAAGCTCCTGTGGCTTATTACTCAAATGTAGTGGGTCGGCGATATGCTATTTTGACCTGTTCGGCGGTTGCCTTTGTAGTGATTTTGGTGGCTTTATTGTGGATGTTGTCTGGGCATGCGGCGGTTTGGTTGCATTATATTGTTGCCTTTGTGATTGGATTTTCTTTGTTTACGTTGTATGCCTTGTCGCTGGCTAGGGCGAATGACGTTTTGCCGAATAATATGAGTACGGTAGAAGTCAGTCGCAGTATTTTATTTGCCTATGGTATCGGTTCATTAGTGGCACCTTTGGTGATGGGTGCATTGATAGATACCTTACCGACGTATGGTTTTTACATTACTTATGTCGTGTTGACGGCGATATTGGCTAGTGTGGCAGTTGTCCAACGTCACGTTCCTCAAGAATTACGCAGCGTTTATGTGAATGTTGTTGGTAATACCAGTCCTGTGATGGCGGATTTGGATCCACGAAATGAAGATGAAGAAAACATTGTGCCTTTTAATGATCAAGTGGCCCAAGAATATGTTCAAATTTTAGATAAAGATCCTCAAAAAATCGTGGATACCACACAAGAACAAGTGGTCGTTGAAATTATGGATGCACAATCATCTGATGCAGTGGATGCAAGAAAAGAAGCGACTCCTGAACAGACACCATCAGAAAATGGAACAAATGAACAGGGTGAGGTAAACGTGTCTGATGTACCGAAAAAGGCGAATGAACCACAAAAAATGGCTCAAGAAGCGGTAACTGAAACATTATCGAAAAAATAA